From one Bacteroides fragilis NCTC 9343 genomic stretch:
- a CDS encoding RNA polymerase sigma factor: MEKMNITHKIVAMQPELEHFAYKLTADRESANDLVQDCLLKALDNKEKFVHTQNFKGWMYTIMRNIFINNYRKSLREVDMTDSTYNLYAQTMTEGEEGNRFETIYDLKELYKVINAVPEDLKKPFMMFVAGFKYREIAEKMDLPVGTIKSRLFLIRKRLQQDLKDFS; the protein is encoded by the coding sequence ATGGAAAAGATGAATATTACCCATAAGATAGTGGCTATGCAGCCCGAACTGGAGCATTTTGCGTATAAATTGACTGCCGACAGGGAGTCGGCCAATGATCTGGTACAGGATTGTCTGTTGAAGGCATTGGACAACAAAGAGAAATTTGTGCATACCCAGAATTTCAAGGGATGGATGTATACCATCATGCGCAATATCTTTATCAATAATTACCGTAAGTCATTGCGCGAAGTAGACATGACCGACTCTACTTATAATCTCTATGCACAAACCATGACGGAAGGCGAGGAAGGGAACCGGTTTGAGACGATCTACGACCTGAAGGAGCTCTACAAAGTGATTAATGCCGTTCCCGAAGACCTGAAGAAGCCTTTTATGATGTTCGTGGCTGGGTTCAAGTATCGTGAGATAGCCGAGAAGATGGATTTACCGGTAGGGACTATCAAGAGCCGTCTGTTCCTGATCCGTAAAAGATTGCAGCAGGATTTGAAAGATTTCTCGTAA
- a CDS encoding queuosine precursor transporter has product MKEKVSVPFMLLGILFNVCLIAANLLETKVIQVGSITVTAGLLVFPISYIINDCIAEVWGFKKARLIIWSGFAMNFFVVALGLIAVALPAAPFWEGEQHFDFVFGMAPRIVVASLLAFLVGSFLNAYVMSKMKVASGGRNFSSRAIWSTMVGETADSLIFFPIAFGGLIAWPELLVMMGTQIVLKSLYEVIILPITIRVVKAVKRIDGSDVYDTDISYNVLKVKDI; this is encoded by the coding sequence ATGAAAGAAAAAGTATCCGTACCCTTCATGTTGCTCGGCATTCTGTTCAATGTTTGCCTGATTGCAGCCAATCTTCTTGAAACCAAAGTTATTCAGGTAGGCAGTATCACTGTTACTGCCGGATTGCTGGTATTTCCCATCTCTTACATTATCAACGACTGTATAGCCGAAGTATGGGGGTTCAAAAAAGCCCGTTTGATTATCTGGAGTGGCTTTGCCATGAACTTCTTTGTAGTAGCCCTCGGACTGATTGCCGTGGCATTGCCGGCGGCCCCTTTCTGGGAAGGCGAACAGCATTTTGATTTTGTATTCGGCATGGCCCCCCGTATCGTAGTAGCCAGTCTGCTGGCTTTTCTGGTCGGTTCGTTCCTCAATGCCTACGTCATGAGTAAAATGAAAGTGGCCAGTGGCGGACGTAACTTTTCCTCCCGTGCCATTTGGTCGACGATGGTGGGAGAAACTGCCGACTCACTGATTTTCTTCCCCATAGCATTCGGAGGACTGATTGCCTGGCCGGAACTGCTGGTGATGATGGGTACTCAAATCGTACTGAAGTCTCTCTACGAAGTGATTATTCTTCCGATTACCATCCGTGTCGTGAAAGCCGTTAAGCGAATTGACGGAAGCGATGTCTACGATACGGACATCTCCTACAATGTACTGAAGGTAAAGGATATCTGA
- the queC gene encoding 7-cyano-7-deazaguanine synthase QueC, with product MKNDSAVVLFSGGQDSTTCLFWAKKHFKKVYALSFLYGQKHAHEVELARGIAERAGVEFHVMDTSFIGSLGSNSLTDTSISMDEDKPKDSFPNTFVPGRNLFFLSIAAVFAREQGAFHLVTGVSQTDYSGYPDCRDSFIKSLNVTLNLAMDEQFVIHTPLMWIDKAETWALADELGVFDLVRNETLTCYNGIPADGCGHCPACKLRKQGLEEYLSKRNR from the coding sequence ATGAAAAATGATTCAGCAGTAGTCCTGTTCAGTGGTGGACAGGATTCGACAACGTGTCTCTTCTGGGCGAAGAAACACTTTAAGAAAGTATATGCGCTCAGTTTCCTGTACGGGCAGAAGCATGCACACGAAGTGGAGTTGGCCCGGGGAATAGCCGAAAGGGCAGGAGTGGAATTTCATGTAATGGATACCTCTTTTATCGGAAGCCTTGGCAGCAATTCATTGACAGATACCAGTATCTCGATGGACGAAGACAAGCCCAAAGATTCATTTCCGAATACTTTTGTGCCGGGACGCAACCTGTTTTTCCTGAGCATTGCCGCTGTCTTTGCTCGTGAGCAGGGAGCTTTCCATCTGGTTACGGGAGTTTCACAGACCGATTATAGCGGTTATCCCGATTGCCGGGATTCGTTCATCAAGTCGCTGAATGTCACCTTGAACCTGGCGATGGATGAACAGTTCGTCATTCACACTCCGTTGATGTGGATCGATAAAGCCGAAACCTGGGCGCTGGCGGACGAACTCGGTGTGTTCGATCTTGTGCGGAACGAGACACTGACCTGTTACAACGGGATTCCCGCCGACGGATGCGGACATTGTCCGGCATGTAAGTTACGCAAACAGGGACTGGAAGAGTATTTAAGTAAAAGAAACCGTTAA
- the queF gene encoding preQ(1) synthase, whose translation MTELKEQLSLLGRKTEYKQDYAPEVLEAFDNKHPENDYWVRFNCPEFTSLCPITGQPDFAEIRISYLPDVKMVESKSLKLYLFSFRNHGAFHEDCVNIIMKDLIRLMDPKYIEVTGIFTPRGGISIYPYANYGRPGTKYEEMAIHRLMNHE comes from the coding sequence ATGACCGAATTGAAAGAGCAGCTTTCTTTGTTGGGAAGAAAGACCGAATATAAGCAGGATTATGCTCCCGAGGTATTGGAAGCCTTCGATAACAAACATCCTGAGAATGATTACTGGGTACGTTTCAACTGTCCGGAGTTTACCAGCCTATGCCCCATAACCGGACAGCCGGATTTTGCGGAAATACGTATCAGCTACCTGCCCGATGTGAAGATGGTGGAGAGTAAGAGCCTCAAACTTTATCTGTTCAGTTTCCGCAATCACGGTGCCTTTCACGAAGACTGCGTAAACATAATCATGAAAGATCTGATCCGCCTGATGGATCCTAAATACATTGAAGTGACCGGCATCTTCACCCCTCGTGGCGGCATTTCGATTTATCCGTATGCCAATTACGGTCGTCCGGGGACGAAATACGAAGAGATGGCAATCCACCGGTTGATGAATCATGAATAG
- the rlmH gene encoding 23S rRNA (pseudouridine(1915)-N(3))-methyltransferase RlmH: MKTTLIVVGRTVEQHYITAINDYIERTKHFISFDMEVIPELKNTKSLTPEQQKEKEGELIAKALQPGDVVVLLDEHGKEMRSVEFARWMEKKLVNVNKRLVFIIGGPYGFSQKVYDAAHEKISMSKMTFSHQMIRLIFVEQIYRAMTILNGGPYHHE; encoded by the coding sequence ATGAAAACAACCCTTATCGTCGTAGGACGGACTGTAGAGCAGCATTATATCACTGCAATCAACGATTACATAGAGCGTACCAAACACTTCATTTCTTTCGATATGGAGGTGATTCCAGAATTGAAAAATACGAAAAGCCTGACACCCGAGCAACAGAAAGAGAAGGAAGGCGAACTGATAGCCAAAGCCCTTCAGCCGGGAGACGTGGTTGTGTTGCTGGACGAACACGGAAAAGAGATGCGGTCGGTGGAGTTTGCCCGCTGGATGGAGAAGAAGTTGGTAAACGTCAACAAACGCCTGGTATTTATTATAGGAGGACCTTATGGCTTTTCACAAAAGGTATATGACGCGGCACACGAAAAGATATCCATGTCAAAAATGACTTTTTCGCACCAGATGATCCGCCTGATCTTTGTAGAACAGATATACAGGGCCATGACCATACTGAACGGCGGACCCTATCACCATGAATAG
- a CDS encoding DUF4783 domain-containing protein: MKKRVLLWMAGLVFAVTSLFAQDIPVGVVVAFKKGNSQELNRYLGEKVNLVIQNRSESVDRQAAEGTLAAFFSSNKVSGFNVNHEGKRDESSFIIGTLTTANGNFRINCFFRRVQNKYLINQIRIDKTNE, from the coding sequence ATGAAAAAACGGGTACTTTTATGGATGGCCGGACTCGTATTCGCTGTAACTTCGCTCTTCGCACAGGACATACCGGTGGGCGTGGTCGTTGCGTTTAAGAAAGGAAACTCCCAAGAGCTGAACAGGTATTTGGGAGAGAAGGTGAATCTGGTGATTCAGAATCGCTCGGAGAGTGTAGACAGGCAGGCAGCTGAAGGAACACTTGCCGCTTTTTTCAGTAGCAATAAGGTCAGTGGTTTTAATGTAAACCATGAAGGTAAGCGGGATGAATCGAGTTTTATTATCGGTACCCTGACCACTGCCAACGGCAATTTCCGGATAAACTGCTTCTTCCGCAGAGTACAGAACAAATATTTAATAAATCAAATAAGAATAGATAAAACCAATGAATGA
- the nadC gene encoding carboxylating nicotinate-nucleotide diphosphorylase, which yields MNELIDRLIDLAFAEDIGDGDHTTLSCIPATAMGKSKLLIKEAGVLAGIEIAKEIFHRFDPTMKVEVFINDGAEVKPGDVAMIVEGKIQSLLQTERLMLNVMQRMSGIATMTRKYVKQLEGTKTRVLDTRKTTPGLRMLEKAAVKIGGGVNHRIGLFDMILLKDNHVDFAGGIDKAINRAKEYCKEKGKDLKIEIEVRNFDELRQVLSIGGVDRIMLDNFTPENTKKAVEMIGGKYETESSGGITFDTLRDYAECGVDFISVGALTHSVKGLDMSFKAC from the coding sequence ATGAATGAGTTAATAGACAGACTGATCGATCTGGCCTTTGCCGAAGACATAGGTGATGGCGACCACACAACACTTTCCTGTATTCCCGCCACTGCAATGGGAAAATCGAAACTTTTAATCAAAGAAGCAGGCGTGTTGGCCGGCATCGAAATTGCCAAAGAAATATTCCACCGTTTCGACCCGACGATGAAAGTCGAGGTATTTATTAACGATGGTGCCGAAGTGAAACCGGGTGATGTGGCAATGATTGTGGAAGGTAAGATTCAGTCTCTGCTCCAGACAGAACGTCTGATGCTGAACGTGATGCAGCGCATGAGCGGTATTGCCACTATGACACGCAAATACGTGAAGCAGTTGGAAGGCACGAAAACACGTGTGCTGGATACCCGCAAGACTACTCCCGGACTCCGTATGCTTGAAAAAGCGGCGGTAAAGATTGGCGGCGGCGTGAATCACCGTATCGGACTTTTCGATATGATTCTCCTGAAAGACAATCATGTGGACTTTGCCGGTGGCATTGATAAAGCTATCAACCGTGCCAAGGAGTATTGCAAGGAGAAAGGAAAAGATCTCAAGATCGAAATCGAGGTGCGCAACTTCGATGAACTCCGGCAAGTATTGAGCATCGGCGGAGTAGACCGCATCATGCTCGATAACTTTACTCCCGAAAATACAAAGAAGGCTGTTGAGATGATCGGCGGAAAGTATGAAACCGAATCGTCGGGCGGCATCACGTTCGATACGCTTCGCGACTATGCCGAGTGTGGTGTAGACTTTATTTCAGTTGGTGCCCTTACCCATTCGGTGAAAGGACTCGATATGAGTTTCAAGGCATGCTGA
- a CDS encoding RNA polymerase sigma factor translates to MENEIELIKGCRAGKDSARKELYTLYSRQMLAVCFRYTGDMEAAHDVLHDGFIKIFTNFSFRGEASLGTWVTRVMVTQALDYLRRQKRVSQLEVHEEQLPDIPDLPEGGEAGRISEEQLMKFVADLPDGCRTVFNLYVFEEKSHKEIADMLGIKEHSSTSQLHRAKFLLAKRIKEYRNHEERK, encoded by the coding sequence TTGGAAAACGAGATAGAACTGATAAAGGGCTGTCGGGCAGGAAAGGATTCGGCTCGGAAGGAACTTTATACCCTATACTCGAGGCAAATGCTGGCGGTATGTTTCCGCTATACGGGCGATATGGAAGCGGCGCACGATGTACTGCATGACGGTTTCATCAAAATATTCACCAACTTTTCGTTTCGTGGCGAGGCTTCGCTCGGAACGTGGGTGACCCGGGTGATGGTGACTCAGGCACTGGATTACCTGCGAAGGCAAAAGCGGGTTAGTCAGTTGGAGGTACACGAGGAACAGCTACCTGACATCCCCGACCTTCCGGAAGGAGGGGAGGCAGGGCGAATTTCCGAAGAACAGTTGATGAAGTTCGTCGCAGATCTGCCCGATGGGTGCCGGACGGTTTTCAACCTTTATGTGTTTGAAGAGAAGTCGCACAAAGAGATAGCCGATATGCTGGGTATCAAAGAGCATTCATCCACTTCGCAGTTGCACCGGGCCAAGTTTTTATTAGCAAAAAGGATTAAAGAATATAGAAACCATGAAGAAAGAAAATGA